One genomic segment of Hymenobacter psoromatis includes these proteins:
- the rsmH gene encoding 16S rRNA (cytosine(1402)-N(4))-methyltransferase RsmH, which produces MSTRPNDTAYHRPVMLAECLAGLDLVPGGRYVDVTFGGGGHSARILEQFAEGHLYSFDQDEAAEREAAELASPQFTFIRANFRHLTAELARREALPVDGLLADLGVSSHQFDTAARGFSTRFDGPLDMRMDPQDGTVATAADVLNDYDEAALHRIFGMYGEVTNARTLAATVVQARRQRPLRTIQELKHAIQPVVARGKENKYLAQVFQALRIEVNDELTALQEMLTQTAQVLRPGGRLVVMSYHSLEDRLVKNFLSQGKFFGQAEKDLYGRVSLPFEALTRKPVEASADEITHNSRARSAKLRIGVRTSIPA; this is translated from the coding sequence ATGAGCACCCGCCCCAACGATACCGCCTACCATCGCCCGGTGATGCTGGCCGAATGCCTGGCTGGCCTCGACCTAGTTCCCGGTGGCCGGTACGTGGACGTTACGTTTGGCGGCGGCGGCCACTCGGCGCGCATCCTGGAGCAATTTGCTGAGGGTCATTTGTATAGTTTCGACCAGGATGAGGCCGCCGAGCGCGAGGCTGCCGAGCTGGCCAGCCCGCAGTTTACGTTTATCCGGGCCAATTTTCGGCACCTCACGGCCGAGCTGGCCCGGCGCGAGGCCCTGCCCGTGGATGGCCTGCTGGCCGATTTGGGGGTGTCGTCGCACCAGTTCGACACGGCCGCGCGGGGCTTCAGCACCCGCTTCGACGGGCCGCTGGATATGCGCATGGACCCGCAGGATGGCACCGTGGCTACCGCCGCCGACGTGCTCAACGACTACGACGAGGCCGCGCTGCACCGCATTTTTGGCATGTACGGCGAGGTCACCAACGCCCGCACCCTGGCCGCGACCGTGGTGCAGGCCCGCCGCCAGCGCCCGCTGCGCACTATTCAGGAACTGAAGCACGCCATCCAGCCGGTGGTAGCGCGCGGTAAGGAGAATAAATACCTGGCGCAAGTGTTTCAGGCGCTGCGGATTGAGGTGAATGATGAGCTGACGGCTTTGCAAGAGATGCTGACTCAAACTGCCCAGGTGCTACGCCCCGGCGGCCGCTTGGTAGTGATGAGCTATCACTCGCTGGAAGACCGGCTGGTGAAAAATTTCCTGAGTCAGGGCAAGTTTTTCGGCCAGGCCGAAAAGGATTTGTACGGCCGCGTAAGCCTGCCTTTCGAGGCGCTCACGCGCAAGCCAGTAGAGGCTTCGGCCGACGAAATAACCCACAACAGCCGCGCCCGCAGCGCCAAGCTGCGCATTGGCGTCCGAACCTCTATTCCCGCGTAA
- the mraZ gene encoding division/cell wall cluster transcriptional repressor MraZ: protein MHQLLSGEYDCKLDPKGRLVLPAKVKAALPDAYANQLVLVRGFEPCLVLYPRSAWELIHAKVMALDEFNEEYRQFQRNFFRGMTEVELDSIGRFGLPGSMRRYAGLEKDAVIVGLGNRCEVWDPTRYDEYLIKDQQAFSKLAQKFLSDTPETPALPGLAA, encoded by the coding sequence ATGCACCAGCTTCTCTCCGGCGAATACGACTGCAAGCTCGACCCCAAAGGTCGGCTGGTGCTACCTGCCAAGGTGAAAGCGGCGCTGCCCGATGCCTACGCCAACCAGCTGGTGCTGGTGCGCGGCTTCGAGCCCTGCCTGGTGCTCTACCCGCGCTCGGCCTGGGAGTTAATTCACGCTAAAGTGATGGCCCTGGACGAATTCAACGAGGAATACCGGCAGTTTCAGCGCAATTTTTTCCGGGGCATGACGGAGGTGGAACTGGACAGCATCGGGCGCTTTGGCCTGCCGGGCTCCATGCGCCGCTACGCCGGCCTCGAAAAGGACGCCGTGATTGTGGGCCTCGGCAACCGCTGCGAAGTGTGGGACCCCACCCGCTACGACGAATATCTGATAAAAGACCAGCAGGCGTTCTCCAAACTGGCCCAAAAGTTCTTGTCGGACACCCCCGAAACGCCGGCGCTACCCGGCCTGGCCGCATGA